GGTGCACCTGGCGTTCAGCCTGCCGTTCGCGATCTGGATGCTGCGCGGGTTCGTCGCCGCGGTCCCGGTGGAGCTCGAAGAGGCGGCGAAGCTCGACGGCGCGTCCCGGATGCGGTTCACCTGGCAGATCCTGTTCCCGCTGGTCGCGCCCGGGCTGGTCGCGGTGAGCGTCCTCGCGTTCATCCACGCCTGGAACGACTTCCTGTTCGCCAAGACGTTCATCATCTCCAAGACCGAGAACCAGACGCTGCCGCAGGCGATCCTGGTGTTCTTCAAGCCGGAGGACACCGACTGGGGCGCGGTGATGGCGTCCTCGACCCTGATGACGATCCCGGTCCTGGTGTTCTTCGTCCTCGTGCAACGACGGCTGGTGTCCGGGATGGCCGGCGCCGTGAAGGGCTGACATGTCTTTTGCCACCTTGCTCCCCCGTCCGGTTTCGGTGACGCCGGCGCCGGGTTCGTGCCCGTGGCCGTCCACTGTGGACGTCCGGGACGCAGCGCTGCCGGCGGAGGGCTACCGGCTGGAGATCTCTTCGGATGGCATCGTGCTGTTCCGCGGTGACGCGGCCGGCGAGTTCTACGGGCGGCAGACCCTGCGGCAGCTCGCGGGACCGGACGCCTTCCGCGCGGCTTCTCTCGGTGGGGAAGCCTCGATCCCGTGTGGCGTGGTCGAGGACCACCCGCGGTTCGGCTGGCGCGGCTGCCTGCTCGACGTCGCCCGGCACTTCCGGACCAAGGCGGAGGTGCTGCGGTTCGTCGACCTGCTGGCCGCGCACAAGCTGAACGTGCTCAACCTGCACCTGACCGACGACCAGGGCTGGCGCTTCGAGGTCCCCGCGTTCCCGCGGTTGACGTCGGTGGGCGGCTGGCGGCCGTCGTCGATGGCCGGCAGCGGGGGCGCGCAGGACGGGCGCCCGCACGGCGGCTTCTACACCGGCGACGACCTGCGGGAGATCGTCGCGTACGCGGCCGCCCGCTCGATCACCGTGGTGCCGGAGATCGACATCCCCGGCCACGCCCGGGCGGCACTGGCGGCCTACCCCTCGCTGGGGACTTCGCCGGCCTACGAAGTCTGGACCGAGTGGGGCATCAGCACTTCGCTGCTCGACCCGTCCGAGTCCACTTTGGATTTCTTCCGGCGCGTGTTCGACCACCTCCTCGACCTCTTCCCGTCGAAGGTGATCGCGCTGGGCGGCGACGAGACCCCGGGCGCGACCGACGAGCACCGCGAGTTCGTCCGGCTGCTGGCCGAGCACCTCGTGGCGCGCGGCCGCACCCCGATGGGCTGGGACGAGGTCCTCGACATCCCCGGCCTGCCGCCGATGGTGATCGGCTCGTGGCAGAACGAGTCGGCGGGCGTGCGGGCGGCTTCGGCCGGACACGACGTGGTGATGTGCCCGGAGCAGCACGTGTACCTGGACCACCGGCAGGCCGAGCACCCGGACGAACCGATCCCGGTCGGCTGGGTCCACACGCTGGAGGACGTGTACGCGTACGAGCCGGCGTTGACCGGGCCGCGGATGCGCGGGGTGCAGGCCCAGGTGTGGAGCGAGCACCTGGACGACGTCCGGCGGGTGGACTACATGGCTTTCCCGCGGCTGTCGGCCTTCGCGGAGGTGGCGTGGAGCAGCGGGGACCGGGACTACGCCGAGTTCCTGCCGCGGCTGCGGGACCACCACCTGCCGCGGCTGGACGCGCTCGGCGTCGATTACCGGCCGTTGGACGGGCCGCGCCCCTGGCAGACCCGGCCGGGCGTGCCCGGCCGGCCGCGCTGATCACGGCAGCAGCGTCACCACGAACGACCGGGTGGGGCCGGTGTTGCCGGCCGCGTCGATCGAGCGGTACTCGACGCGGTGGCGCCCGTAGCCCGGCATGCGCGTCGCGAACGGCGACACCGTCAGGCCGCCGGAGCCGAGGTTGCCGTACGCCAGGCCGTCGATCTCCGTGCCGCGTGTGGTGAACAGGTACGGCGCGTTCGGGTCGGTGGGCCAGCCGTAGTACTTGTGCCAGCCGTCGCCGTCCACGCGGAACTCGGGCAGCCCGTCGGACGGCGTCAGCCGCATCGTGAACGAACCGTGGAAGACGTTGTCCTTCGCGGGCGGCAGCTCGGCCGTCGTGGTCGGGCCGGCCGCGTCGACCGCCCAGGTCAGCGTCGTGCCGCCGGTCGTCGCCGTCAGGGTGTGCGACCCGCGTGACTCCTTCAGGGCGAAGTCGGGGCCGCTCCCGGCCGGCTTCCCGTCGAGGGCCCAGCGGACCTGCGGGATCGAGCCGGTCGGCTCGCCGGTCTCGACGT
This genomic window from Amycolatopsis mongoliensis contains:
- a CDS encoding beta-N-acetylhexosaminidase; amino-acid sequence: MSFATLLPRPVSVTPAPGSCPWPSTVDVRDAALPAEGYRLEISSDGIVLFRGDAAGEFYGRQTLRQLAGPDAFRAASLGGEASIPCGVVEDHPRFGWRGCLLDVARHFRTKAEVLRFVDLLAAHKLNVLNLHLTDDQGWRFEVPAFPRLTSVGGWRPSSMAGSGGAQDGRPHGGFYTGDDLREIVAYAAARSITVVPEIDIPGHARAALAAYPSLGTSPAYEVWTEWGISTSLLDPSESTLDFFRRVFDHLLDLFPSKVIALGGDETPGATDEHREFVRLLAEHLVARGRTPMGWDEVLDIPGLPPMVIGSWQNESAGVRAASAGHDVVMCPEQHVYLDHRQAEHPDEPIPVGWVHTLEDVYAYEPALTGPRMRGVQAQVWSEHLDDVRRVDYMAFPRLSAFAEVAWSSGDRDYAEFLPRLRDHHLPRLDALGVDYRPLDGPRPWQTRPGVPGRPR